Proteins co-encoded in one Paenibacillus sp. genomic window:
- a CDS encoding YqeG family HAD IIIA-type phosphatase, whose amino-acid sequence MLQMLLPKQTVRTIYDIDLEALKASGIRGIMTDLDNTLVGAKVPLATPELVLWLDGVRERGFQVVVVSNNNEARVRAFAEPLRLPFVSRAKKPLNAAFSKALTMMGLRPHETAIVGDQMMTDVLGGNRLGLYTILVEPIAASDEGWVTRNVNRNLERAFITRLRKKGWLP is encoded by the coding sequence TTGCTGCAAATGCTGCTGCCGAAACAAACGGTTCGCACGATTTACGATATCGACCTAGAGGCGCTGAAAGCGAGCGGCATCCGGGGGATTATGACCGACCTCGACAACACGTTAGTCGGGGCGAAGGTGCCTCTGGCGACGCCGGAGCTGGTCCTATGGCTTGACGGCGTGCGCGAGCGCGGGTTCCAGGTTGTAGTCGTTTCCAATAATAACGAAGCTCGCGTGCGGGCGTTCGCGGAGCCGCTGCGGCTGCCATTCGTCTCGCGCGCCAAGAAACCGCTCAACGCGGCGTTCTCCAAAGCGCTGACCATGATGGGCTTACGCCCTCATGAAACGGCGATCGTCGGCGACCAGATGATGACGGACGTGCTCGGCGGCAACCGGCTAGGGTTGTATACGATACTCGTTGAGCCGATTGCGGCTTCCGACGAGGGCTGGGTGACGCGCAACGTCAACCGCAATTTGGAACGGGCGTTTATAACGAGACTTCGCAAGAAAGGGTGGCTCCCGTAA
- the yqeH gene encoding ribosome biogenesis GTPase YqeH, which produces MAEPNRTVEGRCSGCGVAVQSENKGALGYVPASALERRPIICQRCFRMKHYNEASSVTPDQGEFLRMLNEVGNTDSLVVHITDIFDFEGSLIGGLQRFVGSNEVVLVVNKIDLLPPGTNPNRIRNWVQKRAKEEGLRTVEVALVSAKRGTGFERLVEAIEEHRRGRDVFIVGATNVGKSSLVNRLIADYSDLDAEVTVSSYPGTTLDLIRIPLDDGSNVIDTPGIVYESRLTELVPKEYLGMIVPHKPVKPATYQLDSAQTLFFGALARFDFVEGAHQSFTCYVSPSLTIHRTKLERADALYASHAGELLQPPRKEDIDALPPFAKHRFRIKPGTDTDIYISGLGWIRAHGETGAIVDVHAPKGVKAIIRDALI; this is translated from the coding sequence GTGGCAGAACCGAATCGAACGGTAGAAGGCCGCTGCTCCGGCTGCGGCGTAGCGGTGCAAAGCGAGAACAAGGGGGCGCTCGGCTACGTGCCGGCATCGGCCCTCGAACGCAGGCCCATCATATGCCAGCGCTGCTTCCGCATGAAGCATTACAATGAGGCGTCCAGCGTCACCCCGGATCAAGGCGAGTTCCTGCGCATGTTGAACGAGGTCGGCAATACGGACAGCCTCGTTGTCCATATTACGGACATTTTCGATTTCGAAGGTAGCTTAATCGGGGGGCTGCAGCGTTTCGTTGGCAGCAATGAGGTCGTGCTCGTCGTGAACAAAATCGATCTTTTGCCGCCCGGCACGAACCCGAACCGGATTCGCAACTGGGTGCAGAAGCGAGCGAAGGAGGAAGGGCTGCGCACGGTCGAGGTGGCGCTCGTCAGCGCGAAGCGGGGCACCGGGTTCGAGCGGCTCGTCGAAGCGATCGAAGAGCATCGGCGCGGCCGCGACGTGTTCATCGTCGGCGCGACCAACGTCGGCAAGAGCTCGCTCGTCAACCGCTTGATCGCCGACTACAGCGATTTGGACGCCGAGGTGACGGTGTCGTCGTATCCGGGAACGACGCTCGATTTGATTCGCATCCCGCTCGACGACGGCTCGAACGTCATCGACACGCCGGGGATCGTTTACGAGTCGCGTCTCACGGAGCTGGTGCCCAAAGAATACCTCGGCATGATCGTGCCGCATAAGCCGGTCAAGCCGGCCACGTACCAGCTCGACTCGGCGCAGACGCTGTTCTTCGGCGCGCTCGCCCGCTTCGATTTCGTAGAAGGGGCGCATCAATCGTTCACCTGCTACGTCAGCCCGTCGCTCACGATCCATCGGACGAAGCTCGAGCGGGCGGACGCGTTGTACGCGTCGCACGCGGGCGAGCTGCTGCAGCCGCCGAGGAAAGAAGATATAGACGCGCTGCCGCCGTTTGCGAAGCATCGGTTCCGCATTAAGCCGGGGACGGATACGGACATTTATATTTCGGGGCTCGGCTGGATTCGAGCGCACGGGGAGACCGGCGCGATCGTGGACGTGCATGCGCCGAAGGGCGTCAAGGCGATCATTCGCGACGCGCTCATTTAA
- a CDS encoding shikimate dehydrogenase, with protein sequence MDKQGEARGVSFDSATLLYGVFGDPVRHSKSPIMLGRAFAETGMNAAYVAFHVKPEALGDAIRGVRALGIRGVNVTIPHKVEVMKYLDDIDETARAIGAVNTVVNRDGRLIGYNTDGIGYVRSLKEETGAAVAGARILMLGAGGASRGVGYALAKESPAKLYIANRTASKAEELANDLTAVADAVGIGWDRIDHIIGEVDIIINTTPIGMHPNADDVPIDVSGIRRGAVVSDLIYNPLTTKLLREAEAAGAVVHGGLGMFVYQGAYAFEYWTGEPAPAAAMREAVLEAFGARIEGTKA encoded by the coding sequence ATGGACAAGCAGGGGGAGGCGCGCGGCGTCTCGTTCGACAGCGCCACGCTGCTGTACGGCGTATTCGGCGATCCGGTGCGCCATTCGAAATCGCCGATCATGCTCGGCCGCGCGTTCGCGGAGACCGGAATGAACGCGGCGTACGTCGCGTTCCATGTCAAGCCGGAGGCGCTCGGGGACGCGATTCGCGGCGTCCGGGCGCTCGGCATCCGCGGCGTCAACGTAACGATTCCGCACAAGGTCGAAGTCATGAAATATCTCGACGACATCGACGAGACGGCGCGGGCCATCGGGGCGGTCAATACGGTCGTCAACCGGGACGGACGCTTGATCGGGTACAACACGGACGGCATCGGCTACGTCCGTTCGCTCAAAGAAGAGACGGGGGCGGCCGTCGCGGGCGCCCGGATCTTGATGCTCGGAGCCGGAGGTGCGTCCCGCGGCGTCGGGTACGCGCTCGCGAAGGAGTCGCCGGCGAAGCTGTATATCGCTAACCGAACCGCGTCGAAGGCCGAGGAGCTCGCGAACGATTTGACCGCCGTCGCGGACGCGGTCGGAATCGGTTGGGACCGAATCGACCATATTATAGGCGAAGTGGATATTATCATTAACACGACCCCGATCGGCATGCATCCGAACGCGGACGACGTCCCGATCGACGTATCGGGCATTCGGAGAGGCGCCGTCGTCAGCGATTTGATTTACAACCCGCTGACGACGAAGCTGCTGCGCGAAGCCGAAGCGGCCGGCGCCGTCGTTCACGGCGGGCTCGGCATGTTCGTGTACCAGGGCGCCTACGCCTTCGAATATTGGACCGGCGAGCCGGCGCCCGCCGCGGCGATGCGCGAAGCGGTGCTCGAGGCGTTCGGCGCGCGGATCGAGGGGACGAAGGCGTGA
- a CDS encoding nicotinate-nucleotide adenylyltransferase gives MTRRVGLMGGTFDPIHLGHLVAAERAREALSLDEVRFMPTYRPPHKSTSPAAAPEHRRAMVELAIHGHPAFRLEPIELERGGVSYAVDTATALKAREPDAELFWIIGGDMVLYLPNWHDIEAIARQVTFLGLTRPGFPVDREAIPPFLRERVVLADMPALDISSTDIRERRKRGQSIRYVVPEAVRRYIEERGLYA, from the coding sequence GTGACGCGGCGCGTCGGTTTGATGGGCGGCACGTTCGACCCGATCCATCTCGGCCATTTGGTCGCGGCGGAGCGGGCGAGGGAGGCGCTGTCGCTCGACGAGGTCCGTTTCATGCCCACGTACCGCCCGCCGCATAAGTCGACGTCCCCGGCGGCCGCGCCGGAACACCGGCGCGCGATGGTCGAGCTCGCGATTCACGGGCATCCGGCGTTCCGCCTCGAGCCGATCGAGCTCGAGCGCGGCGGCGTATCGTACGCCGTCGACACCGCGACCGCGCTGAAGGCGCGCGAGCCGGACGCCGAACTGTTCTGGATCATCGGCGGCGACATGGTGCTGTATTTGCCGAACTGGCACGACATCGAAGCGATCGCGCGGCAGGTGACGTTCCTTGGCCTCACCCGCCCCGGCTTTCCCGTCGATCGGGAAGCGATTCCGCCGTTCCTCCGGGAACGCGTCGTGCTCGCGGACATGCCCGCGCTCGATATTTCCTCCACCGACATCCGCGAGCGAAGGAAGCGCGGGCAGTCGATCCGATACGTGGTGCCGGAAGCGGTCCGGCGATATATCGAGGAGAGGGGGCTGTACGCATGA
- the yqeK gene encoding bis(5'-nucleosyl)-tetraphosphatase (symmetrical) YqeK → MTVEEAMALVEREMPAKRWKHTLGVVESAVALAERFGGDAEKARVAAILHDVAKFWPVDRQRAAIEEEGAPAGLDTLLYDKELWHSHAGAYAAKRDFGVADEEVLDAIRYHTSGRVGMTKLDKIICLADYIEPGRDFPGVDRLRELAKTSLEEALVAGFDGTIRFLLEQGKRIYPLTVLTRNDLITYIRSGGF, encoded by the coding sequence ATGACCGTCGAGGAAGCGATGGCGCTCGTCGAGCGGGAGATGCCGGCGAAGCGGTGGAAGCATACGCTCGGCGTCGTCGAGTCGGCCGTAGCGCTCGCCGAACGGTTCGGGGGCGATGCGGAGAAAGCGCGCGTCGCCGCGATTTTGCACGACGTGGCCAAGTTTTGGCCGGTGGATCGGCAGCGCGCCGCGATCGAAGAAGAAGGCGCGCCCGCCGGCCTCGACACGCTGCTTTACGACAAGGAGCTGTGGCATTCGCATGCGGGCGCCTACGCCGCGAAGCGCGATTTCGGCGTCGCGGACGAAGAGGTGCTGGACGCGATCCGATACCATACGTCGGGCCGAGTCGGCATGACGAAGCTGGACAAAATTATTTGCCTCGCCGATTATATCGAACCCGGCCGGGATTTTCCCGGCGTGGACCGGCTGCGCGAGCTCGCGAAGACGAGCCTCGAGGAAGCGCTCGTCGCCGGCTTCGACGGCACGATCCGGTTTTTGCTCGAGCAAGGCAAACGCATTTACCCGTTGACGGTGCTCACCCGCAACGATTTAATAACTTACATTCGATCGGGAGGTTTTTGA
- the rsfS gene encoding ribosome silencing factor — MTVSPDALLQIAVEAAEDKKAQNIVALDLKGISPVADYYVICHGNSDTQVQSITTEIRKKAEESGVRVRGVEGFDTARWVLLDIGDVVVHVFHREEREYYNIERLWSDAKSVELA; from the coding sequence ATGACCGTATCCCCTGACGCATTGCTGCAAATTGCCGTGGAAGCGGCGGAAGACAAGAAAGCGCAAAACATCGTCGCGCTCGATTTGAAAGGCATTTCTCCGGTAGCCGACTATTACGTCATCTGCCACGGCAATTCGGACACGCAGGTGCAGTCCATCACGACGGAAATTCGCAAGAAGGCCGAGGAATCCGGCGTCCGCGTCCGCGGCGTCGAAGGGTTCGACACCGCGCGCTGGGTGCTGCTCGACATCGGCGACGTCGTCGTGCACGTGTTCCACCGCGAGGAGCGGGAGTATTACAACATCGAGCGGCTGTGGTCGGACGCGAAGTCCGTTGAGCTCGCATGA
- a CDS encoding CvfB family protein produces the protein MNRMNRSDRTGRTDRPNGAGRMDRPQRAARPGGDNRGGRAGRPSGAGRGEQRFDRPQREQRAARPERAHDANLVRVPPLMSGTVQKLRVKEETSHGFTLTNGTQDVLLPFPEALGQPLKAGVDVDAYLYHDSEDRMTATLREPLAKVGDVARLKVADIHPTLGCFLDIGLVRHVLLPAKELPKEPSVFPKEGDEVYVLLDRDKEGRLLARAVKEADLERYAFKAPEAWRNRWMDAWVYRSLQTGALVVVEGGVLGFGAIGFIPSHERTRPLRVGEKVNARVTFVREDGHVNLSMRQRKEVGRNEDADKLLAELRRRPDGTMPYSDESPSEAISKRFGISKSAFKRAIGKLYKDGLIEQKGSWTHLTEKGKQAAEGEPLQ, from the coding sequence ATGAACCGGATGAATCGTTCGGATCGCACGGGCCGCACGGATCGCCCGAACGGAGCGGGCCGCATGGATCGTCCGCAGCGCGCCGCCCGTCCGGGCGGCGACAATCGCGGGGGGCGCGCGGGTCGGCCGAGCGGCGCCGGGCGCGGGGAGCAGCGCTTCGACCGCCCGCAGCGCGAGCAGCGCGCCGCTCGCCCGGAACGCGCGCATGACGCCAACTTGGTACGCGTTCCGCCGCTGATGTCGGGGACGGTGCAGAAGCTTCGGGTCAAAGAAGAGACGTCTCACGGCTTCACGCTGACGAACGGGACGCAGGACGTGCTGCTGCCGTTCCCGGAGGCGCTCGGCCAACCGCTGAAAGCCGGCGTCGACGTGGACGCGTATTTGTACCACGACAGCGAAGACCGGATGACGGCGACGCTGCGGGAGCCGCTCGCCAAGGTCGGCGACGTGGCGCGGCTGAAAGTCGCCGACATCCATCCGACGCTCGGCTGCTTCCTCGACATCGGGCTCGTCCGGCACGTGCTGCTGCCGGCGAAGGAGCTGCCGAAGGAGCCGTCCGTGTTCCCGAAAGAAGGGGACGAAGTGTACGTGCTGCTCGACCGCGACAAGGAAGGCCGCTTGCTCGCCCGCGCCGTGAAGGAAGCGGATCTCGAGCGGTACGCCTTCAAGGCGCCGGAAGCTTGGCGCAACCGGTGGATGGACGCGTGGGTGTACCGGTCGCTGCAGACCGGCGCGCTCGTCGTCGTCGAAGGCGGCGTGCTCGGCTTCGGAGCGATCGGGTTCATCCCGTCGCACGAGCGGACGAGGCCGCTGCGCGTTGGCGAGAAGGTGAACGCGCGCGTCACGTTCGTGCGCGAGGACGGGCACGTCAATCTATCGATGCGCCAGCGCAAAGAGGTCGGCCGCAACGAAGACGCGGACAAGCTGCTGGCGGAGCTGCGCCGCCGCCCCGACGGCACGATGCCGTATTCGGATGAATCGCCGTCGGAGGCGATCTCGAAGCGGTTCGGCATCAGCAAGTCCGCGTTCAAGCGGGCGATCGGCAAGCTGTACAAGGACGGGCTGATCGAGCAGAAGGGCAGCTGGACCCACTTGACCGAAAAAGGGAAGCAGGCGGCCGAAGGGGAGCCGCTGCAATGA
- a CDS encoding class I SAM-dependent methyltransferase: protein MTTRASETAGRAPYGVFAYVYDRLMADMPYGEWLGWLEEYWTERGRPETVVDLGCGTGTIAIPLAQAGLSVVGIDLSGDMLAVARHKEASVRSELHVPGELRWVEGDMREWALPEPVDAAVSLCDCVNYLLTEEDVLRMFRRTYEGLKPGGALLFDAHHANRLEELAATEPFCLDEEDVSYIWTCELDEASATIEHRVSFFLPEPDGRYVRVVETHRQRAYPEATLRRLLAEAGFTDVETFADFTFEPVDDEATLRMFFAATKPG, encoded by the coding sequence ATGACGACGCGCGCATCCGAAACGGCGGGACGCGCGCCGTACGGCGTGTTCGCGTACGTGTACGACCGGCTGATGGCCGACATGCCGTACGGGGAATGGCTCGGCTGGCTGGAGGAATATTGGACGGAGCGAGGCCGCCCCGAGACGGTCGTCGACCTCGGCTGCGGCACCGGCACGATCGCGATTCCGCTGGCGCAGGCGGGGCTGTCGGTCGTCGGCATCGATTTGTCCGGCGACATGCTGGCGGTCGCGCGGCACAAGGAAGCGTCCGTCCGCTCCGAACTGCACGTGCCCGGCGAACTGCGCTGGGTAGAGGGCGATATGCGGGAGTGGGCGCTGCCCGAACCGGTCGACGCAGCGGTATCGCTGTGCGACTGCGTTAATTATTTGCTCACGGAAGAGGACGTCCTGCGCATGTTCCGGCGCACGTACGAGGGACTGAAGCCCGGCGGCGCGCTGCTGTTCGATGCGCATCACGCGAATCGCCTCGAGGAGCTGGCGGCAACCGAGCCGTTCTGCCTTGACGAGGAGGACGTCTCTTACATATGGACGTGCGAGCTGGACGAAGCGTCCGCGACGATCGAGCACCGAGTGTCGTTCTTCCTGCCGGAGCCGGACGGGCGGTACGTTCGCGTCGTCGAGACGCATCGGCAGCGGGCGTACCCGGAAGCGACGCTGCGCCGGCTGCTCGCGGAAGCGGGCTTTACGGACGTCGAGACGTTCGCGGACTTCACCTTCGAGCCGGTGGACGACGAGGCGACGCTGCGGATGTTTTTCGCGGCGACGAAGCCGGGCTGA
- a CDS encoding putative bifunctional diguanylate cyclase/phosphodiesterase, with amino-acid sequence MKSRNMPAYLAITLYIALFYTWIAVFRDHEVFLRWGTHVLSITGAGISLFVLYRTFLATRTRTPRDSLFWLLLCLAMGTFIAASFILLWTQLILRIETPFPYVTDYLWVTEYVLLLAALIYRFLLYTRSVVRFVFDILIFMGTAVSLSVHFLIAPILSASELPFRYIVMSLAYPTLDLCLLFVTISLYYLSKLMEDRRALGLILIGFVVQILVDTALTYMLTTNNYATGSFIDPLWLLPPFMMGLAGLHTQRVIRAGASGADRFGPEVLEQGDDKYSVLPYISAAILLVISMIEQNGEIDALEYGTLLVVLLVFVRQIVIMEKGARLVRRLNELVYRDPLTGISNRMFFHRSLQAMIRYARERAGTFAVLVADLDNFKKINDTHGHLVGDKVLVEFADRLRKGAGDSGIASRMGGDEFTLLLPGASRASGVEAARSIIKQLERPFRIDGHELTVTPSIGVSMYPEDGETIEELLKHADFALYLAKEKGKNNVQWFTRELSEAMQRKLELEASLREALEKGEFALFYQPKAAMATRGIVGAEALIRWRRPGIGLVPPMAFIPIAEESDLIERIGCWVIREACRQTKAWQEAGFPPFRMSVNVSVRQFRQERFVDSVAEALSDTGLEPHWLELEITESVVQNLKESFDVLHRLKALGVHVSLDDFGTGYSSLSILRCLPIDTIKIDKSFVDDMAEKAGRAVVKTIIEMADNLELGVVAEGVETEAQAAALESLGCPVAQGYLYGKPMEAAEFEQALKASGSSVERSRGR; translated from the coding sequence ATGAAATCCCGGAACATGCCGGCATACCTTGCCATCACTCTCTATATCGCCTTGTTCTATACATGGATTGCGGTTTTCCGCGATCACGAAGTGTTCTTGCGATGGGGGACGCATGTGTTATCCATCACGGGCGCAGGCATCAGCCTGTTCGTTTTGTACCGCACGTTTCTCGCGACGAGAACGAGAACACCGAGGGATAGTTTGTTTTGGCTGCTGTTATGCCTCGCTATGGGGACGTTCATCGCAGCGTCGTTCATTTTGCTTTGGACTCAGCTCATCCTCCGCATAGAAACCCCGTTTCCATACGTCACCGATTATCTTTGGGTTACAGAGTACGTCTTGCTTTTGGCGGCGTTGATCTACCGGTTCCTGCTGTATACGAGATCCGTCGTACGATTCGTTTTCGATATCCTCATTTTTATGGGCACGGCCGTTTCGTTAAGCGTTCATTTTTTGATCGCCCCGATTTTGAGCGCTTCGGAGCTGCCGTTTCGATATATCGTCATGTCTCTCGCGTATCCGACGCTCGATCTATGTTTGCTGTTCGTCACGATTAGCTTATATTATCTGTCTAAGCTTATGGAGGACAGGAGGGCGCTCGGACTCATTTTGATCGGCTTCGTCGTTCAAATTTTGGTCGACACCGCACTCACATACATGCTGACGACGAACAATTACGCGACCGGGAGCTTCATCGATCCGCTCTGGCTGCTGCCTCCGTTCATGATGGGACTGGCGGGGCTGCACACGCAGCGCGTCATCCGCGCGGGCGCGAGCGGCGCCGACCGCTTCGGGCCGGAGGTGCTCGAACAGGGCGACGACAAATACAGCGTCCTGCCGTACATCAGCGCAGCCATATTGCTGGTCATCTCCATGATCGAGCAAAACGGGGAAATCGACGCGCTCGAATACGGGACGCTGCTCGTCGTGCTGCTTGTCTTCGTCCGTCAAATCGTCATTATGGAAAAAGGCGCCAGGCTGGTGAGGCGGCTGAACGAGCTCGTCTACCGCGATCCGTTGACCGGGATCAGCAACCGGATGTTTTTCCATCGGTCGCTGCAGGCGATGATCCGGTACGCCCGGGAACGCGCCGGCACGTTCGCGGTGCTCGTGGCGGACTTGGACAATTTCAAAAAAATCAACGACACGCACGGCCACTTGGTCGGCGATAAGGTGTTGGTCGAATTCGCCGACCGGCTGCGCAAGGGGGCCGGCGACTCCGGCATCGCCTCGCGGATGGGCGGGGACGAATTTACGCTCCTGCTGCCCGGCGCCTCGAGAGCGTCCGGCGTCGAGGCGGCCCGATCCATCATAAAGCAATTGGAACGGCCGTTCCGCATTGACGGACATGAATTGACGGTGACGCCGAGCATCGGCGTGAGCATGTATCCGGAAGACGGCGAGACGATCGAGGAATTGCTGAAGCATGCCGATTTCGCTTTATACCTGGCGAAGGAGAAGGGCAAGAACAACGTCCAATGGTTTACGCGAGAGCTCAGCGAAGCGATGCAGCGGAAGCTGGAGTTGGAGGCCAGCCTTCGCGAGGCGCTGGAGAAGGGCGAGTTCGCGCTGTTTTATCAGCCGAAAGCGGCGATGGCGACGCGAGGCATCGTCGGCGCGGAAGCGCTCATCCGCTGGCGCCGCCCCGGGATCGGCCTCGTGCCGCCGATGGCGTTCATTCCGATCGCCGAGGAGTCGGATTTGATCGAGAGGATCGGCTGCTGGGTGATCCGGGAGGCGTGCCGGCAAACGAAAGCATGGCAGGAAGCCGGATTTCCGCCGTTCCGAATGTCGGTTAACGTGTCGGTGCGGCAATTCCGCCAAGAACGTTTCGTCGATTCGGTCGCGGAGGCGCTTTCGGACACGGGACTCGAACCGCATTGGCTAGAGCTCGAAATTACCGAAAGCGTAGTGCAAAACTTAAAGGAGTCCTTCGACGTACTGCACCGGCTGAAAGCGCTCGGCGTGCACGTCTCGCTGGACGACTTCGGCACCGGATACTCCTCGCTGTCCATCCTCCGATGTTTGCCGATCGACACGATCAAAATCGATAAATCGTTCGTCGACGATATGGCGGAAAAGGCGGGCCGAGCCGTCGTCAAGACGATTATCGAGATGGCGGACAATCTCGAGCTCGGCGTCGTGGCGGAAGGGGTCGAAACGGAAGCGCAGGCCGCGGCGCTCGAATCGCTCGGCTGTCCGGTCGCTCAGGGCTATTTGTACGGAAAACCGATGGAGGCGGCGGAGTTCGAACAGGCGCTCAAAGCGAGCGGTTCGTCCGTCGAAAGAAGCCGGGGACGGTAA